The following proteins come from a genomic window of Eubalaena glacialis isolate mEubGla1 chromosome X, mEubGla1.1.hap2.+ XY, whole genome shotgun sequence:
- the PRR32 gene encoding proline-rich protein 32, protein MACIENVLGGHAPSPTAVAADEHGNPELRPGVPLQCPSSMQKDDAESWGLPRVPLRPPFNVLTDLAREQLERPSERTGSCIPVDGSRALNPPYEPPPAVAEESLATAEVNSSEGLAGRRQRGQDAINVSREFSGGPPALMVGGTRVSNGGTERGGSNARLYVALPRGQGFFPSRGSQVRGPPPIPTLRSGIMMEVPPGSTRVTCKERLAHVSFPLGGPRHPVENWPRPMPLSSSTPGLPSCATVHCFIPPRPPSFNPFLAMPMAFAPPPIFGPPLPSYFANFPSWGMPAPASSNRENN, encoded by the exons ATGGCTTGTATTGAAAATGT CCTTGGAGGGCACGCCCCTTCACCCACAGCAGTAGCTGCCGATGAGCACGGGAACCCGGAGCTGCGCCCCGGCGTGCCCCTCCAGTGTCCGAGTTCCATGCAGAAGGATGATGCGGAGTCCTGGGGCCTCCCTCGCGTCCCCCTGAGACCTCCCTTCAATGTACTGACGGATCTGGCAAGAGAGCAACTGGAACGTCCCTCAGAGAGAACAGGATCCTGCATTCCTGTCGACGGTTCGAGAGCTCTCAACCCCCCCTATGAGCCACCACCTGCTGTTGCGGAAGAGTCCCTAGCAACAGCAGAAGTAAATAGCTCTGAGGGGCTGGCAGGCCGGAGGCAGAGGGGACAGGATGCTATTAATGTGTCCCGGGAATTCTCTGGCGGCCCTCCCGCACTGATGGTGGGGGGGACGAGGGTCAGCAATGGGGGCACTGAGAGAGGTGGCAGTAATGCAAGGTTATATGTGGCTTTGCCAAGGGGTCAAGGATTCTTTCCATCCAGGGGCTCTCAAGTAAGAGGCCCGCCACCTATCCCCACCCTTAGATCAGGGATAATGATGGAGGTGCCTCCAGGAAGTACGAGAGTGACCTGCAAGGAAAGGTTGGCTCATGTTTCTTTCCCACTGGGAGGCCCGCGGCACCCTGTGGAGAACTGGCCAAGGCCTATGCCCTTGTCGTCCAGCACTCCAGGTTTACCTTCTTGCGCTACTGTTCATTGCTTCATTCCTCCTCGACCTCCAAGTTTCAATCCATTTCTCGCTATGCCTATGGCTTTTGCTCCTCCCCCGATATTTGGTCCTCCACTGCCTTCCTACTTTGCCAATTTCCCTTCCTGGGGGATGCCGGCTCCTGCATCCTCAAACAGAGAGAACAACTGA